One genomic region from Stackebrandtia nassauensis DSM 44728 encodes:
- a CDS encoding SDR family NAD(P)-dependent oxidoreductase, with translation MDLNLKGKRAIVTGASKGIGLAIAQALAGEEVTVYAAARSHGVAGENIVPVAVDLTDKAGAAQLAEQAGDVDILVNNVGGVMAASMRAKGFADIDDESWIATYELNLFSTVRVTRAVLPGLLRRRGVVINISSIGARAAFQPVDYGTAKAALNNLTKALAEEYGKDGLRALTVSPGPTRTANWGDPAGYAGELAQAAGVPLEEFLAGVPEAMGISTGRLTEPEETAALVTFLASSRSGNLTGADYLADGGVIKTV, from the coding sequence ATGGATCTGAACCTGAAGGGCAAGCGGGCCATCGTCACCGGAGCCAGCAAGGGCATCGGGCTGGCCATCGCGCAGGCACTGGCGGGCGAGGAGGTGACGGTGTACGCGGCGGCCCGGAGCCATGGCGTCGCGGGCGAGAACATCGTTCCGGTGGCGGTGGACCTGACCGACAAGGCGGGCGCGGCTCAGCTGGCGGAGCAAGCCGGGGACGTCGACATCCTGGTGAACAATGTGGGCGGAGTGATGGCGGCGAGCATGCGCGCCAAGGGTTTCGCCGACATCGACGACGAGAGCTGGATCGCGACGTACGAACTTAACCTGTTCAGCACCGTGCGGGTGACGCGGGCGGTACTGCCGGGTCTGTTGCGACGGCGCGGCGTGGTCATCAACATCTCGTCGATCGGCGCCCGGGCGGCGTTCCAGCCGGTCGACTATGGAACCGCCAAGGCGGCGCTCAACAACCTGACCAAGGCACTCGCCGAGGAGTACGGCAAGGACGGACTGCGGGCCCTGACCGTCAGCCCCGGCCCGACCCGCACCGCGAACTGGGGTGACCCGGCGGGTTACGCGGGCGAACTGGCTCAGGCGGCGGGCGTGCCACTGGAGGAGTTCCTGGCCGGGGTGCCCGAGGCGATGGGTATCAGCACCGGTCGGCTCACCGAACCGGAGGAGACCGCCGCGTTGGTGACGTTCCTGGCGTCGTCGCGGTCGGGAAACCTGACCGGCGCCGACTATCTGGCCGACGGCGGGGTCATCAAGACGGTGTGA
- a CDS encoding carbohydrate ABC transporter permease, producing MSTTTEQPTDTGRRRKLLTGLAANVGLIAYFAFSLMPVVFILALSFKADADQTTTYLLFDPTLDNYKTVLGFDDGGSSYLRFFMASLITSVGAVVVSLVIGIPAAYAAARYRFRGSDNLMFTLLSFRFAPELLVIIPLAVLYQQLGLYDTWVGMIWVLQLVTMPLVVWILRSFFQDFPAELEEAALLDGYSRTRAFAKHVLPLVRPGIAAVSLLAFIFAWNNFIFPFTLTSSNAQTVTVSSLAYLGGNQVRFNLVAAGAVMAALPPLVLALLIQRYLVRGLSFGAVKG from the coding sequence ATGTCGACGACTACGGAACAGCCCACCGACACCGGGCGTCGCCGCAAGCTGCTGACCGGCCTGGCCGCGAACGTCGGGCTGATCGCGTACTTCGCGTTCTCACTGATGCCGGTGGTGTTCATCCTGGCGTTGAGCTTCAAGGCGGACGCCGACCAGACGACGACGTACCTGTTGTTCGATCCCACACTGGACAACTACAAGACGGTGCTGGGCTTCGACGACGGCGGTTCGTCCTATCTGCGGTTCTTCATGGCCAGCCTGATCACGTCCGTCGGTGCGGTGGTGGTGTCGCTGGTCATCGGGATTCCGGCCGCCTACGCGGCGGCGCGGTATCGGTTCCGCGGCAGTGACAACCTCATGTTCACGCTGTTGAGCTTCCGCTTCGCGCCGGAACTGCTGGTGATCATTCCGCTGGCGGTGCTGTACCAACAGTTGGGCCTGTACGACACCTGGGTCGGCATGATCTGGGTGCTGCAACTGGTCACCATGCCGCTGGTGGTGTGGATCCTGCGGTCGTTCTTCCAGGACTTCCCGGCCGAGCTCGAAGAAGCCGCCCTTCTGGACGGTTACTCGCGCACCCGGGCGTTCGCCAAACACGTGCTTCCGTTGGTGAGACCCGGGATCGCGGCGGTGAGCCTGCTGGCGTTCATCTTCGCCTGGAACAACTTCATCTTCCCGTTCACGCTGACCTCCAGCAACGCGCAGACGGTCACGGTGAGCTCGCTGGCGTACCTGGGCGGCAACCAGGTGCGGTTCAACCTCGTCGCGGCGGGAGCCGTCATGGCCGCACTCCCACCGCTGGTACTGGCGCTGCTGATCCAGCGTTACCTGGTTCGCGGTCTGTCGTTCGGGGCGGTGAAGGGCTGA
- a CDS encoding GNAT family N-acetyltransferase, with amino-acid sequence MSFSLRPAGPQDIDFLTDMLVEASDWQGVKSGGLPQQDRRVTVLADPKVAGYIDGWLRDGDAGVVAVDSEHRPIGASWTRLFTKDAPAFGFVSPEVPELAIGIVKSWRGKGIGRRLLREVVTMTGLAGYDRLSLSVDVDNPAKQLYASEGFEVIETRPTAVTMLKTL; translated from the coding sequence ATGAGTTTCTCGCTGCGCCCCGCCGGGCCCCAGGACATCGATTTTCTGACCGACATGCTGGTCGAAGCCTCCGACTGGCAGGGTGTGAAGTCCGGTGGTCTTCCCCAACAGGATCGCCGGGTCACGGTGCTCGCCGACCCCAAGGTGGCCGGGTACATCGACGGTTGGCTTCGCGACGGCGACGCCGGGGTGGTCGCCGTCGACAGCGAGCACCGTCCGATCGGCGCCAGCTGGACGCGACTGTTCACGAAGGACGCGCCCGCGTTCGGGTTCGTGTCGCCGGAGGTCCCGGAACTGGCGATCGGCATCGTGAAGTCGTGGCGTGGCAAGGGAATCGGACGTCGGCTGCTGCGCGAGGTGGTCACGATGACCGGCCTGGCCGGGTACGACCGGCTGTCGCTGAGCGTCGATGTGGACAATCCGGCGAAGCAGCTCTACGCCAGCGAGGGGTTCGAGGTCATCGAAACCCGGCCGACGGCGGTCACCATGTTGAAGACCCTGTAA
- a CDS encoding ABC transporter substrate-binding protein has translation MNDNQLTGQGRNRRDVLRLAGLGAALTVSAPMLQACGFGGGTQSGDSAANDITGSFDWKKYDGKTVKLLMNKHPYTDALKKHKGEFEKKTGITLEIDEFPESNYFDKVTLELQSKQGNYDAFMLGAYMVWQYGPPGYLEDLGPWMKNESATHEEFEKEDFFPNLLKAGQWNFTNGDPLGGKQQWMLPWGFETNVVCYREDVFKKLKLKPAEDFDEFIDLAKTLDKKAGDGMYGVAVRGSKEWATIHPGFMTMYSRLGLKDFDVKDGKLVPTMNSADAVDFTDKWAKMVRDSGPKGWTSYTWYQASSDLGAGKAAMLFDADSASYFQNEGTKAAGKLAWHPGPKGPNGSLDTNMWIWSLAMNANSKNKEAAWWFLQWATSKEHLKYAATKGQHIDTVRQSIAESSEYKDKFADYTGFLDTFEKVIDDTKIQFTPQKNFFDATTSWAEALQTIYGGEDAKSTLDDLASNLESRVND, from the coding sequence ATGAACGACAACCAACTCACCGGTCAGGGCCGCAACAGGCGTGATGTGCTGCGGCTCGCGGGCCTCGGGGCGGCCCTCACCGTCAGCGCGCCGATGCTGCAAGCCTGCGGTTTCGGCGGCGGCACCCAAAGCGGTGACTCGGCGGCCAACGACATCACCGGCAGCTTCGACTGGAAGAAGTACGACGGCAAGACCGTCAAGCTGCTGATGAACAAACACCCCTACACCGACGCGCTCAAGAAACACAAGGGCGAGTTCGAAAAGAAGACCGGCATCACGCTGGAGATCGACGAGTTCCCCGAGTCGAACTACTTCGACAAGGTCACCCTGGAGCTCCAGTCCAAACAGGGCAACTACGACGCCTTCATGCTCGGCGCCTACATGGTGTGGCAGTACGGCCCGCCCGGATACCTGGAAGACCTCGGACCGTGGATGAAGAACGAGTCGGCCACCCACGAGGAGTTCGAGAAGGAGGACTTCTTCCCGAACCTGCTCAAGGCCGGACAGTGGAACTTCACCAACGGCGACCCGCTCGGCGGCAAGCAGCAGTGGATGCTGCCGTGGGGCTTCGAGACCAACGTGGTGTGTTACCGCGAGGACGTCTTCAAGAAACTGAAGCTCAAACCGGCCGAGGACTTCGACGAGTTCATCGACCTGGCCAAGACGCTGGACAAGAAGGCGGGCGACGGCATGTACGGCGTCGCGGTGCGCGGTTCCAAGGAATGGGCCACCATCCACCCCGGCTTCATGACCATGTACTCCCGGCTCGGTCTCAAGGACTTCGACGTCAAGGACGGCAAACTCGTCCCCACGATGAACTCCGCCGACGCGGTGGACTTCACCGACAAGTGGGCCAAGATGGTGCGCGACTCCGGCCCCAAGGGCTGGACCTCCTACACCTGGTACCAGGCCTCCAGCGACCTGGGCGCGGGCAAGGCCGCGATGCTGTTCGACGCCGACTCCGCCTCGTACTTCCAGAACGAGGGCACCAAGGCCGCCGGAAAGCTCGCCTGGCACCCCGGACCCAAGGGGCCCAACGGTTCCCTGGACACCAACATGTGGATCTGGTCGCTGGCCATGAACGCCAACTCCAAGAACAAGGAAGCCGCGTGGTGGTTCCTGCAGTGGGCCACGTCCAAGGAGCACCTGAAGTACGCCGCCACCAAGGGCCAGCACATCGACACGGTTCGCCAGTCGATCGCCGAATCGTCGGAGTACAAGGACAAGTTCGCCGACTACACCGGCTTCCTCGACACCTTCGAAAAGGTCATCGACGACACCAAGATCCAGTTCACGCCGCAGAAGAACTTCTTCGACGCCACCACCTCGTGGGCCGAGGCGCTGCAGACGATCTACGGCGGCGAGGACGCCAAGTCCACACTCGACGACCTCGCGTCCAACCTTGAGTCGAGGGTCAACGACTGA
- a CDS encoding carbohydrate ABC transporter permease has translation MSATTSTERQRPSDETPPRPAAPTVSRRRRARRPYLLAVPAVLLCVGILYPFFVGVGYTVYNFSASNPQPDFVGLKNFTDVFSSSQFWDSVTVTGTFAVVATAVETVLGVGVALLLYRSSLLGRIFERVLIVPLMVAPILAAIMWKLLLLPEVGWIRPIVEAFGFTGYSGTDDPFWAFFWSIVVDAWIYTPFVAIIALAGLRSLPNSPFEAAAVDGASWWLTFRRLTLPMLWPYVLVAVIFRLMDSLKMFDIIFGLTNGGPGGATTTIQINAYLESISYARYSKGITYMFVLWAVVYVISMFLVRYLRKVQTRSAGV, from the coding sequence ATGTCGGCCACCACCTCCACCGAGCGGCAGCGCCCGTCCGACGAGACGCCGCCCCGGCCCGCCGCGCCCACAGTGTCGCGGCGGCGCCGGGCCCGGCGGCCCTACCTGCTGGCGGTACCGGCGGTGCTGTTGTGCGTCGGCATCCTCTACCCGTTCTTCGTCGGGGTGGGCTACACCGTCTACAACTTCTCCGCCTCCAACCCGCAGCCCGACTTCGTCGGCCTGAAGAACTTCACCGACGTGTTCTCCAGTTCCCAGTTCTGGGACTCGGTGACGGTCACCGGCACCTTCGCCGTGGTCGCCACCGCCGTGGAGACCGTGCTGGGTGTCGGGGTGGCGCTGCTGCTGTACCGCAGCAGCCTCCTGGGCCGGATCTTCGAGCGGGTGCTCATCGTCCCGCTCATGGTCGCGCCGATCCTGGCCGCGATCATGTGGAAACTGTTGCTGCTGCCCGAGGTCGGGTGGATCCGCCCGATCGTCGAGGCATTCGGCTTCACCGGTTACAGCGGCACCGACGATCCCTTCTGGGCGTTCTTCTGGTCCATCGTGGTCGACGCGTGGATCTACACGCCGTTCGTGGCGATCATCGCGCTGGCGGGCCTGCGGTCGCTGCCCAACTCGCCGTTCGAGGCCGCGGCCGTGGACGGGGCGAGCTGGTGGCTGACCTTCCGTCGGCTGACACTGCCGATGCTGTGGCCGTACGTGCTGGTCGCGGTGATCTTCCGCTTGATGGACAGCTTGAAGATGTTCGACATCATCTTCGGACTCACCAACGGCGGCCCCGGCGGCGCCACCACCACCATCCAGATCAACGCCTATTTGGAGTCGATCAGCTATGCCCGATACAGCAAGGGAATCACGTACATGTTCGTCCTGTGGGCGGTGGTCTACGTGATCTCGATGTTCCTGGTCCGGTATCTGCGCAAGGTCCAGACCCGTTCGGCGGGGGTGTGA
- a CDS encoding histidine phosphatase family protein, with the protein MSGTIVLLVRHGETAYHHENRYCGRTDLPLTDVGRQQAAALAAWAGTAGLDAVYSSTLRRAVDTAAPAARAAGVGHETDERLVELDFGLAEGLTATEMAETWPEERADFVADPVANPLPGGEHPRVAIARGRGAVSDVVERHPGGVVLVVCHSTLLRLLTLDLIGDDPSRYRQRFPKVGNTSGAVLRHLGSEQAWELVDFNPVLTEGAPGHQTIT; encoded by the coding sequence ATGAGCGGCACCATCGTCCTGCTGGTCCGGCACGGGGAGACGGCGTACCACCACGAGAACCGCTACTGCGGACGCACCGACCTGCCGTTGACCGACGTGGGCCGCCAGCAGGCCGCGGCGCTCGCGGCGTGGGCCGGTACGGCGGGCCTGGACGCCGTGTACAGCTCGACGTTGCGCCGCGCCGTCGACACCGCCGCCCCAGCCGCTCGGGCCGCCGGGGTCGGGCACGAGACCGACGAACGCCTGGTCGAGCTGGACTTCGGCCTGGCCGAGGGCCTGACCGCCACCGAGATGGCCGAGACCTGGCCCGAGGAGCGCGCGGACTTCGTCGCCGATCCCGTGGCCAATCCGCTGCCGGGCGGCGAACACCCGCGGGTCGCGATCGCGCGCGGCCGCGGCGCCGTGTCCGACGTGGTGGAACGGCACCCGGGCGGCGTGGTCCTCGTCGTCTGTCACAGCACTTTGTTGCGATTGCTCACGCTAGATCTCATCGGCGATGATCCATCCCGTTACCGGCAACGGTTCCCGAAAGTCGGTAACACCAGCGGGGCGGTGCTGCGTCATCTAGGGTCTGAGCAGGCATGGGAGCTCGTCGATTTCAATCCGGTGCTGACCGAAGGTGCACCCGGCCATCAGACCATCACATGA
- a CDS encoding TetR/AcrR family transcriptional regulator, producing MGRAKQFDPDVVVDKAMRVFWRDGYAGTTPQRLVDELGIGRGSLYNAFGSKAGLYERALRRYYETETVRLIEILDGAGSPRVRVRAALDLVVTAALADTERRGCMAANAAVEFGQTDATVNHLVRRVFERQEAAFRGAIEEGQRAGEFTTDADASDLAYVLLTTINGIRVLAKANPDEKRLRGLAATALRALD from the coding sequence GTGGGCAGAGCCAAGCAGTTCGATCCGGACGTCGTCGTCGACAAGGCGATGCGCGTCTTCTGGCGCGACGGTTACGCCGGGACGACGCCGCAGCGGTTGGTCGACGAGCTGGGGATCGGGCGCGGCAGCCTCTACAACGCGTTCGGGAGCAAGGCCGGGCTGTATGAGCGCGCGCTGCGCCGCTACTACGAGACCGAGACGGTGCGGCTCATCGAGATCCTGGACGGCGCGGGAAGTCCGCGCGTGCGGGTGCGCGCCGCGCTGGATCTCGTGGTGACGGCGGCGCTGGCGGACACCGAACGGCGCGGCTGCATGGCGGCCAACGCCGCGGTCGAGTTCGGGCAGACCGATGCGACCGTGAACCATCTGGTGCGCCGGGTGTTCGAGCGGCAGGAGGCGGCGTTTCGCGGCGCGATCGAGGAAGGTCAGCGGGCCGGGGAGTTCACCACCGACGCGGACGCCTCGGATCTGGCGTACGTCCTGCTCACGACCATCAACGGGATTCGGGTGCTCGCCAAGGCGAACCCGGACGAGAAGCGGTTGCGCGGACTGGCCGCGACGGCCTTGCGGGCCTTGGACTGA
- a CDS encoding ABC transporter ATP-binding protein, with the protein MASIDVHKVDKKFGKVTALEDVSFSVADGEFFCLLGPSGAGKTTTLKIVAGLVEPGGGTVHIDGVDVGDVEPTHRDLAMCFENYALYPQLNVFDNLASPLRSPLSRTPADEIRHRIAHTAGLLGIDHLLDRSVTQLSNGQRQRVALGRVLVRPARAYLLDEPLAHLDAKLRATMRAELKSISGGDATTTIYVTHDYVEALSLADRIGVIRDGRILQVGTPGEVWSAPANAFVAQAFGKPRINLVPGALVASDDGQTFASADGAFQVPVPSTDVGEGTEVQIGIRPRDLRLHTGAGDVPDGQVRLEGSVYVLEHLGRNTEVTVAIGQSRLSVIVPRSEVSSLARDDKVGVLMNPHTVHVFLAGAEGKRVSP; encoded by the coding sequence ATGGCAAGCATCGATGTCCACAAAGTAGACAAGAAGTTCGGCAAGGTCACCGCGCTGGAGGACGTGTCGTTCTCGGTGGCGGACGGCGAGTTCTTCTGCCTGCTGGGGCCCTCGGGCGCGGGCAAGACGACGACGCTGAAGATCGTCGCCGGGCTTGTCGAGCCCGGTGGCGGCACGGTCCACATCGATGGGGTGGACGTCGGCGACGTCGAACCCACCCATCGGGACCTGGCGATGTGTTTCGAGAACTACGCGCTCTACCCGCAGCTCAACGTGTTCGACAATCTGGCTTCGCCGTTGCGTTCGCCGCTGTCGCGCACTCCCGCTGACGAGATCCGGCACCGTATCGCGCACACGGCGGGGCTGTTGGGCATCGACCACCTGTTGGATCGCTCGGTGACGCAGCTGTCGAACGGGCAACGGCAGCGGGTCGCGCTGGGACGGGTGCTGGTGCGTCCGGCGCGGGCGTACCTTCTGGACGAACCGCTGGCGCACCTGGACGCGAAGCTGCGCGCCACGATGCGGGCTGAGCTCAAGTCGATCAGCGGCGGTGATGCCACCACGACGATCTACGTGACCCACGACTATGTGGAGGCGTTGTCGCTGGCCGATCGGATCGGTGTGATCCGCGATGGTCGGATCCTCCAGGTCGGTACGCCCGGGGAGGTGTGGTCGGCTCCCGCTAACGCGTTTGTGGCGCAGGCATTTGGGAAGCCTCGCATCAACCTGGTGCCCGGTGCGCTGGTCGCCTCCGATGACGGTCAGACGTTCGCCAGTGCTGACGGAGCGTTCCAGGTTCCGGTGCCGTCGACCGACGTCGGCGAGGGTACAGAAGTCCAGATCGGAATCCGGCCCCGCGACCTGCGGCTGCACACCGGCGCCGGGGATGTGCCCGACGGACAGGTGCGGCTGGAGGGTTCGGTCTACGTGCTGGAACACCTCGGCCGCAACACTGAGGTCACGGTCGCGATAGGGCAGTCGCGACTGTCGGTGATCGTCCCCCGCTCGGAGGTTTCGAGCCTGGCGCGTGATGACAAGGTAGGTGTGTTGATGAATCCACACACCGTGCATGTCTTCCTCGCCGGTGCAGAAGGGAAACGAGTTTCACCGTGA
- a CDS encoding DeoR/GlpR family DNA-binding transcription regulator, whose product MNDTQYDKVKNPQQRQKLMAEVVMERRSLSAQELASIFDVSVMTVHRDLDELERQGIVRKFRGGVTAQPSGVFESNVSYRRKSMLNQKRAIAKQASKYIEPGMSIMLDDATTTAEMIPLLAGLSPLRVATNYLEGMRQLSQLDNVGLMALGGDYDPLHDSFMGGTCLECIESLRVDAVFVSTSALSGRYAFHQEDRIVAVKRKMLEVAEKRYLLMDNTKLGKVALYRLVELSEFDVVIVDSGIDEAALAELERNNITCEVAT is encoded by the coding sequence GTGAACGACACACAGTACGACAAGGTCAAGAACCCGCAGCAGCGTCAGAAGCTGATGGCTGAGGTCGTCATGGAGCGGCGCAGCCTGTCGGCGCAGGAGCTGGCGTCCATTTTCGACGTCAGTGTCATGACCGTTCACCGTGACCTTGACGAGCTGGAGCGGCAGGGGATCGTCCGCAAGTTCCGGGGCGGTGTGACAGCGCAGCCGTCCGGTGTGTTCGAGTCGAACGTTTCGTATCGACGTAAGTCGATGCTGAACCAGAAGCGCGCCATCGCCAAGCAGGCGAGTAAATACATCGAACCGGGTATGTCCATCATGCTCGATGACGCTACGACGACGGCGGAGATGATCCCGTTGTTGGCGGGGCTGTCGCCGCTGCGGGTCGCGACCAACTATCTGGAGGGGATGCGGCAGCTGAGTCAGCTTGACAACGTCGGGCTGATGGCGCTGGGTGGTGACTACGATCCGCTGCACGACTCGTTCATGGGCGGGACGTGTCTGGAGTGCATCGAGTCGCTGCGGGTGGACGCGGTTTTCGTGTCGACGTCGGCGCTTTCGGGGCGGTACGCGTTCCATCAGGAGGATCGGATCGTCGCGGTCAAGCGGAAGATGCTGGAGGTCGCGGAGAAGCGGTACCTGTTGATGGACAACACGAAGCTGGGCAAGGTCGCGTTGTATCGGCTGGTGGAACTGTCCGAGTTCGATGTGGTGATCGTGGACTCGGGGATAGACGAGGCCGCGCTGGCCGAGTTGGAGCGCAACAACATCACCTGCGAGGTGGCGACGTAA
- a CDS encoding nuclear transport factor 2 family protein, whose protein sequence is MNIKALAESYIRSLESRDWQDVTDLLSPDVVYEMPQSRERITGRDKYLQFNKEYPGDWHLAINRVVADDRHAVIWVNARVGDEPQVANVWLDINDDGQIIRVTDFWPETYEPPANRKHLVERY, encoded by the coding sequence GTGAACATCAAAGCCCTCGCCGAGTCCTACATCCGCAGCCTCGAATCCCGCGACTGGCAGGACGTGACCGACCTGCTTTCCCCGGACGTCGTCTACGAGATGCCCCAGTCGCGGGAGCGCATCACCGGCCGCGACAAGTACCTCCAGTTCAACAAGGAGTACCCCGGCGACTGGCACCTCGCGATCAACCGCGTCGTGGCCGACGACCGCCACGCCGTGATCTGGGTGAACGCTCGCGTCGGCGACGAACCCCAGGTCGCGAACGTCTGGCTCGACATCAACGACGACGGCCAGATCATCCGCGTCACCGACTTCTGGCCCGAAACCTATGAACCACCGGCGAACCGGAAGCATCTCGTCGAACGCTACTGA
- a CDS encoding FGGY-family carbohydrate kinase, with the protein MTASPRNGGRAWIGIDLGTQSARAVVVGENGSVLGQGSTPLDGTRWPDGRHEQNADDWWDAVATASRQAMAEVGSVEIAGLACCGTSGTVLLVEEVDGDPARPLGPGLMYDDSRAVEEAARVQELPAPVWAEAGLNPQRTWALPKALWLLRDGPPVGRVRLAHQVDVVNSRLIGRPAATDTSNALKSGIDPVAGAWPYEDLERLGLDPRLLPSLVSPGQVLGEVSAAASEATGIPVGVPVIAGMTDGCAAQIGAGVLRPGQWNIVVGTTIVLKGVSDSLLRDPTGALYSHRSPDGRWWPGGASSAGAGLLSQEFDPSGYDVLNARASEREPAGCVTYPLAGVGERFPFRRADARRLTLGEPRDDVDRYAAILQGVGFVERLCLDHLRSLGADVGDEVTLTGGATRSAYWTQLQADILGRQVSVPQLAEGAVGMAVLAASHALAEEAGDGAAGSHAAAVEAGSRALVAEAGDGAAASRALGLTEAAKRLLGPVTGYQPRTDARSRFDEPYAALVKELRERGWIGEDLATTALSGVNS; encoded by the coding sequence ATGACCGCATCCCCCCGGAACGGTGGTCGAGCCTGGATCGGGATCGACCTGGGCACCCAGAGCGCCCGCGCCGTCGTCGTCGGCGAGAACGGGTCCGTGCTCGGCCAGGGTTCGACCCCATTGGACGGTACTCGGTGGCCGGACGGCCGTCATGAGCAGAACGCGGATGACTGGTGGGACGCGGTCGCGACGGCGTCGCGGCAGGCGATGGCCGAGGTGGGGAGCGTCGAGATCGCCGGGCTGGCTTGTTGCGGGACGTCGGGCACCGTGCTGCTGGTGGAGGAGGTCGACGGGGATCCGGCACGCCCGTTGGGGCCCGGGCTGATGTACGACGACTCGCGCGCGGTCGAGGAGGCCGCGCGGGTGCAGGAGTTGCCCGCGCCCGTCTGGGCCGAGGCGGGGTTGAATCCACAGCGGACGTGGGCGTTGCCGAAGGCGTTGTGGTTGTTGCGGGACGGGCCGCCGGTGGGGCGGGTTCGGTTGGCGCACCAGGTGGACGTGGTGAACTCGCGGTTGATCGGGCGGCCCGCCGCCACCGATACGAGCAACGCGCTCAAGTCGGGGATCGATCCGGTGGCGGGGGCTTGGCCGTACGAGGATCTGGAGCGGTTGGGGCTGGACCCGCGACTGTTGCCGTCGTTGGTTTCGCCGGGACAGGTGCTGGGGGAGGTGAGCGCGGCGGCGTCGGAGGCGACGGGCATTCCCGTTGGGGTGCCGGTGATCGCGGGGATGACCGACGGGTGTGCCGCGCAGATCGGGGCGGGTGTGCTGCGTCCGGGGCAGTGGAACATCGTGGTGGGCACGACGATCGTCCTCAAGGGGGTGTCGGATTCGCTGTTGCGGGATCCGACGGGGGCGCTGTACTCGCATCGGTCGCCGGACGGGCGGTGGTGGCCCGGCGGCGCGTCGAGCGCGGGCGCGGGGCTGCTGAGCCAGGAGTTCGATCCGTCCGGGTACGACGTTTTGAACGCTCGGGCTTCGGAGCGGGAACCCGCGGGTTGCGTGACGTATCCGCTGGCCGGGGTGGGGGAGCGGTTCCCGTTTCGGCGGGCGGACGCTCGGCGGCTGACGCTGGGCGAGCCACGCGACGATGTGGACCGGTACGCGGCGATTTTGCAGGGCGTGGGGTTCGTGGAGCGGTTGTGTCTGGATCACCTGCGGTCGTTGGGGGCTGATGTGGGGGACGAGGTGACGTTGACCGGAGGCGCGACGCGGAGTGCCTATTGGACGCAGTTGCAGGCCGACATCCTGGGGCGTCAGGTGTCGGTGCCGCAGTTGGCTGAGGGCGCGGTGGGGATGGCGGTGCTCGCCGCCTCGCACGCGTTGGCCGAGGAGGCTGGTGATGGCGCGGCGGGTTCGCATGCGGCGGCCGTGGAAGCGGGTTCGCGAGCGTTGGTTGCCGAGGCTGGCGACGGCGCGGCGGCTTCGCGAGCGCTCGGGCTGACCGAGGCCGCGAAGCGGCTGCTCGGGCCGGTGACCGGCTACCAGCCCCGCACCGACGCGCGGAGCCGGTTCGACGAACCGTATGCCGCGCTGGTGAAAGAGCTGCGCGAGCGCGGCTGGATCGGCGAGGATCTCGCCACGACCGCACTGTCTGGAGTGAACTCATGA